From the Drechmeria coniospora strain ARSEF 6962 chromosome 02, whole genome shotgun sequence genome, the window GCCTCTATGCTGCCGCCTGAGGGTGGCGTGGCTGCTGATTCTGGTCAAGGGCCGCTTGCAAGTCGTTGTGATCGCCGCGTTCGTCATTTTGCCTTTTGCTTCTCCGCCTGGGCCTGCTCGTAGATCCAGTCGTTCAAACCAGCCTTGTTTCTGATGGCAAGTCAATACATCATCCGTCGTGCATTCGACCGAACGTCAGCACGGCGCCAGCACAGCGCCAGCACAGCGACAACATACCTAGCAATCTCGATGGCGTAAAACTGCATCCGCGGGACTGCCGAAATTAGCAGGTGTCGCGCACGTGCATTGAAGGCCGCTTTTCACCTACCGAAAATGGTCGAGGCCTCATCGTACTCAACCTTGGCGCTGTTGCGGACCATGGTGCCAAAGTTGTAATCGTCAATTAATTTCTCGTACGCCATCATGAATTTCCTCCAGCGCTCCTTGCCCTTCGGGCTCTTCATCTCATCTTCGtcaacgacggcagccggGTCGAACTCGGGGAATTCTTGCTTCAGGTGGTTGTAgatgtcgtcgtccatcttgGTCAACCGAAGGGTTGACCCTTTCATCTTTTCGAGGATCGACCAGTACGTCTGCATGTGCTGGACCACTGTCGCCGAGGCATTAGCATCGgctgtcgacgtcgacgtccggGCACGAAGCAGTGGTTGAGGAAGGACGGGTTACCCTTGACGGCAAACTGCTTCTCCATCTACCATTGAACGTCAGTGATCACCAGCGAGGTCTTGCAGAAGTTTCGATGCGCGCACCTCCTCCATGTTGATTGCCTCCTCGGCATTGAAGTCCTTGGGCACCGGCGCCCCCGACATGCTCTCCATGGGATCCATGATGTTGCCTTCCTCTGATGTCTCCAGTTATGGGTGGCAGGTGAAGTTTCGGCTTGCTTGATACCGGATATCTTGCAAAACGAAGCTGATGGATCCGGGCCTTGGGCGTGAAGAATGTCAAATCCTTAAGTCTGCGTGGGGCAATTCGTTTCCTAGCTTCAATGACATCAAGCGGTATTACGGTATTattccgtcctccgtacagtacaatacaGTGCGTATTTACACTACTTATGTCCGTATTCTCACTGTATGTGTCCAAACCCCCCATCGGCGCCTCCATCACTGTTGAGCTCTTCAGTCTTCATGTATTCCTTGCCCTGCtccgcctccctccccttctACTACGAACTTGGAAGCCAACGATATTTTCCTCAGGTCGCGCTGCGTATTCGACAAATAGAATTCTCCCCCACATTACTGTCTCATGCTCGTTGAATTGCCCATCTGTTCACCTGCAATGGCATGCTCTCCTTCGTTCATGCTCTCCTCCGAAAGGATGACGCAACCCATGTGTGACTGGGACGGACTGACCGTCATGGCGGCGCAATCGCTTTGGCCGCAACGCCGCTCTTGAGAGCATTAACCTCCACCAGAGAAATGCACCGGATTCGTACCTGCCTGATTCACTTATCCTCGGCGATTGTATCCTCTGTTGGCCATGCAATGCAGTGCACGAGCTGAAGTTGTACGCTTGCACTTCCGCACGCACTGGGGAGGGGGTTCACGAGAACAATGCCTGAGGGACAAAGGGATTCACAGTGCTTGTCTCTCCTGGTAAGCATTGTTGTCATTTTGGCATATGCGTCAGTGATTGCACTGTATGGATAGCAACTCTACGAGAAGCTGCACCTCTCCATCGTACTTCTCAATCTTCCTTGGGCGAATAGCTGGCATCTCGATGGCTTCGACACTCTCTGGACATACCAAGCGAATCAGCGTAGCAACAATCTAACCCCTGAAAAATATGAATTGTGCGACAGACGCATCCTCTGTGGACGAGGTCCCGTGTCACATTCgctcatcgccgcctgcgACCCCAACCCGGCAAACCACCAGCTCATGGAGAAGCCTGTTTTCCTTTACTTGCCGATCGCATCTGGGCGTGCTCATGGCCGCTGTGCTGGCCTCCATGGTCATTGCCGCCATCCGAACCGTCCTGTCCATCATACTGGGCAAAGTATTTGACATCATTTCCGAGTTTGGAACCGGAACCCGAAACGGCGATAGTGCTATGACGGCCGTATCGCAGTGGTGTCTTGTCCTGCTTGGGCTTGGCCTCAGCAACTGGCTAGCTGGTACTGCCTTTCTTGGTCTTTGGGTCGCGTTCGGGGAGTTGCAAGCGGACAGTGCCCGTCGCGAAATGTTCCATCGCTTACTCTCCCGTGACCTGGCCTGGTTTGCTGGCTTGGATCAGGGCATATCCAGTCTCCTGGTGAGCGTTCAGTCGTACGTCTCGGCTCTCTGACTCACTGAAACTGTCCTGCAACACTGACTTGGTCCTCGCAGGCAGACAAGAGATCTTCAGTTTGCCTCCTCTCAGGTGTTTGGCTTCCTCGTCTGCGACATGGCAACCGCTTGCGCATCTCTCGCCATAGCATTCTACTACTCGTGGAAACTGACCCTTGTATTACTCTCGACTCTTCCGGTGTCCTTCATCATCCTTGCTCTCGCCACTCGACAGCTGGAACCTGCCATTCAAGCACAGAGGATTTATCTGGCGACAGCCTCCAAGCTCGCAACGGCATCCATCAACGCCATTGACATCGTCAAAGTTTTCGATGGCCTAGGCCACGATATGCGGCAGTACTCCATTGCACTCCAGCTGGCGGCACGGCGATACCTCGTGCAGGCCCGATGCAATTCGGTACAAATTGGATACGTCGGCTTCTGGGTCGTCTTCATGTTTGTTGTTGGCTTCTGGTATGGCATTGTGCTCGTCAATGATGGCCTGCCCCCTGGCCATGTTGTTACAACCTTTTATTCGGCACTGGCAGCTTTTCAAGGAATCGAAGCATTGGTACCGAATTGGCTTGTGCTTTCCAAAGGCAAGGCCGCCGGGGCCTCTTTGTCTATCATGACATCGGACTCGAGCCAGCCCAGTCTCGAACAGTACGACAGTATTTGGCTCGAAAACTGTGTCGGCCACGTGAAGTTAATGGATGTAAGTAACTTTTTCACAACTTCAGCTTTCGGCAGTTGTTGACAGATATTTATTCAGGTTAGCTTTACGTACCCGTCAAGCGAGACTGTACAAGCGCTCAGCTCGTCAACTTTCCATTTCACTCCCGGTCAGCCAACCTTTGTTGTCGGCGAGAGTGGTTCCGGAAAGAGCACTGTTGGTTGTCTTGTTGCTGGACTGTACAGCACGACTGCTGGCCAGATTCTCATCGATGGCAAACGCATAGACATGCTCGATAACTCGTGGTTCCGCCAGAATGTCACTATAATTCACCAGTCAAGCATTCTTTTCAACGACAGCTTATTCAATAACATTGCTCTTGGCCACCCAAACCCTCGAAATGTCACACATCAAGAAGTGTTGGGTGCCTGCCAGTTCGCCTTACTACAATCAACCATTGCCGATCTTCCGAATGGCCTCAGCACGAATGTTGGGTCGGACGGCCACGGCTTGAGCGGAGGACAGATGCAGCAAGTTGCCTTGGCCCGCGCGTACCTAAGAAATCCCACCATCCTGGTTCTAGATGAAGTGACAAGTGGCCTTGACCGTATCAATCGAGAGCTTATCATGAACGCCGTCCGACAGTGGCGTACAGGCAAGACAACCATCGTCATCACGCACGATTTATCCGAGATCAACGATGATGAATACATCTACGTCATGGCAAATGCCTCCATAGTTGAGAAAGGTCTCAAGCGCCATCTCTCGTGCACGGTTGAAGGCCGTTCTTCTCAAGATTCCTCCCCGCGAGCTGCGCTGGTCGATCCTCCAGTTGATGTCGGCAAAACAACGCATCGAAACCGTGCACTCTCATTTAACGATTCCTCGTCATTTTTGCCATCGTCAGCGTCTAATTCTTTTTCATGGGAG encodes:
- a CDS encoding DUF757 domain-containing protein, translating into MDPMESMSGAPVPKDFNAEEAINMEEMEKQFAVKADANASATVVQHMQTYWSILEKMKGSTLRLTKMDDDIYNHLKQEFPEFDPAAVVDEDEMKSPKGKERWRKFMMAYEKLIDDYNFGTMVRNSAKVEYDEASTIFVPRMQFYAIEIARNKAGLNDWIYEQAQAEKQKAK